The Phormidium yuhuli AB48 DNA window GTAGCCCAGGATAACCACTCAAAAAGCCCCAACGTACTGAACTGTCAATGGCAGAGGCGGCCCAATTCTCCTCATCGACATCCACAAAGGCTAAACTCTCCCGAACGTCCTCATCGCTAGCAAACACCTGCTGCACCAGTTGAGCATATTGGGCACGAGTTACGGGCTCATCCGGGGCAAAGCGATCGCCCTCCACTCCTTGAATCAAGCCTCGGGCAGACATGGCATCAATATAGGAGCGGGCCCAATGGTCATCTCCCACATCGGCGAATTGGGCCGGTTCACCCACATTCTCATTCACATCGGGACGAACCTCGGCGGCGGTGTCTTCATCATCGGGAACTGCCACCCCAGCCGTCTGCTCCGGACTCTCCACCTCGGTGTCCCCATCTAGGGTGGGGTCGGGGTCTTCCGTTACGGCAGGTGTCATGGGGTCTTCATTGGTCGGCGAGTCCTCCGTCTCGGGGGGCACTGGGGTTGCTTCCCCATTGCTGAGTCGGGTTCGCGCCTGTTGTCCTAGAAGGGTTCCCGCTCCAGGGACGACCCCAGCGGTGGAACTGTCCCTCACCCCAGGTCGCCGGCCCAGGCGTTGCTCCTCCTGGGCAGCTCGATGGCGGTCTCGTCTCGAGTCATTCTCTTCCGCCGTGCGATCGCGACGGCGCACTCGGGCCGGACGGTCTTCAGGGGTCTCCCGGCGGGCCCGAGTTCGGGGGGCTTCCCCGAAGCCAAAGAGAGGGCCGGCCTCCGTCTCATCCCGGCGAGTTCGGGGGCGATCGTCCTCCTCAGCTAAACCGGGAATGTCAAAGCCTGCAATTTGGCGAGGAGCGATGCGTCGCAAACCGGCTGCCCCCAATATCCAGACCCCCAAGCCCCCTAGGGTCAAAAGGGTCACAAAAATAGCAATCCATTCGTCGGTTTCCAGACGGCGGGGGGGGTCAGGGGGAGTGGGGTTGGCCATAACAGCACCTCAAGTGAGCGGCAGTTGTCCTGATGATATCAGCATATCTAAGTGGATTCACTGCCGGATGAGGCGGAAAAGGCGCTTTGCGGCTCACGGGGTGGGTTTGGGGAGAGTTTGCTCAGGAATGTCTCGATCAGGCTAATGGTGACGGCGGGAAGCTCAAGATGGGGGGTTAAGCCCACGTCTTCTAAGACTTCAAAGGCTTGTACGGCTTGGGGGTTGAGATCCGCTAAACGGCGACCGACTTCAAAG harbors:
- a CDS encoding S-layer homology domain-containing protein, with the protein product MANPTPPDPPRRLETDEWIAIFVTLLTLGGLGVWILGAAGLRRIAPRQIAGFDIPGLAEEDDRPRTRRDETEAGPLFGFGEAPRTRARRETPEDRPARVRRRDRTAEENDSRRDRHRAAQEEQRLGRRPGVRDSSTAGVVPGAGTLLGQQARTRLSNGEATPVPPETEDSPTNEDPMTPAVTEDPDPTLDGDTEVESPEQTAGVAVPDDEDTAAEVRPDVNENVGEPAQFADVGDDHWARSYIDAMSARGLIQGVEGDRFAPDEPVTRAQYAQLVQQVFASDEDVRESLAFVDVDEENWAASAIDSSVRWGFLSGYPGLQFRPEQSISRLEVLLSLRAGLNLSEPEDPEPILEAFGDRDQIPNWARPPVSAAVQAELERNRPDAQGLDLDREATRAEVTAMFYQALVRAGYAEPIP